DNA from Terriglobia bacterium:
GGATCGAGTGGTCCGCAAGCGTTCACGGTGACGCCCGGCGGCCTTTCCTTTGTTTACAACCTGCCGCAGGTGCTGGACCCTGCAGAACAGACCCCGGTGCAGGTGGCCCTGGCGACCGCAACTCCGGATACCGTCACTGGGACTCTGACCCTGACTTTCACACCGAACGCCACCAATAGCGCCGATGACCCGAATGTGACCTTCGTTAATGCCGATACAAGCGCGAGAAGCAGCGATGTCAGTTTTCCTGCAAATACGACGACGGCGCATCTGGCCATGTCGAATGGTGTACTGCAGGCGGGAACGGTGGCAGGAACGATCGAGCTGAGTATGGCAAACGTGCAGGACGGCGGCGTCAACGTCGCTTCGACCAACGGCACGTTCGACATCCAGGTTCCGCGGCTTCCTCCGGTCATCACCAGCATTGCGGTCTTGAATCTATCTGCTGCGGGATTTGAACTCCAGCTCACCGGTTACTCGACTCCGCGAGACATAACGGGAGCGACATTCACCTTTGGAGCGGCGAGCGGGCAAAAACTGCTGACGGTCGAACTGAAGCCGGACGTCACGTCGCCGTTCACGACATACTACCAGTCTCCGGCATCGGATCCGACGGGCAGCGCGTTCGTTTATACGCAGCCTTTCAGCATCACTCAGGGCACCATAAAAGCCGTCGCTTCGGTGACGGTGACCTTGAGCAACTCGGCGGGAGCGTCAATGCCGGCATCTGCATCGTTGCAGTGATTCGGAGGCGCGGCCGTTTGACAAACGACGTATCCTTGAGTGTTAGGTTCGTTGACGGGATATGCCTAAAGAGCCGCGCCAAACCGATGTCACGTCGTCCGACTACCGCGCCCTGGCGGAGTTTCGATACCAGATCCGCCGTTATCTGGCTTTCAGCGACAAGGCTGCGGAGGCTGCGGGTCTTCGTTCGAGACAATATCAACTGTTGCTCGCACTCAAGGGCCTGCCCGAAGGCATGGAAGCAACAATCACGAATGTCGCCGGCCGGCTCGGCATACGGCACCACAGCGCGGTGGAGCTGGTGAATCGGCTCGAGAGCCGCGGCCTCGTCAAACGCGAACGCAGCGATGTGCATCGCAGTTTCGTGTTCGTGCGCATCACGAAGGAAGGCGACACGATGCTTCGAAAGCTGGTCGCCTCCCGGAAGGCCGATCTTCAAATTGGGGCGCCGATTCTCGTCAAAGCTCTCGCCACGCTCACCAAGCAAAACGCAAAGCAAAAGAAATCCTGAAACCGCTGGATTCTGAGCGCGGGCGACGCGCAACGAA
Protein-coding regions in this window:
- a CDS encoding MarR family winged helix-turn-helix transcriptional regulator, which produces MPKEPRQTDVTSSDYRALAEFRYQIRRYLAFSDKAAEAAGLRSRQYQLLLALKGLPEGMEATITNVAGRLGIRHHSAVELVNRLESRGLVKRERSDVHRSFVFVRITKEGDTMLRKLVASRKADLQIGAPILVKALATLTKQNAKQKKS